TTGTTAATCAAGAAATCGGTCATGCAGTTGGCTGCAAGAAGCTGCGCATTTTAGTGGTTGAGCAAGGTGTACAGGTACAGGGATTCGATGTCGGCAACGAGTACATAAGCCTCGACAGGGCGAACCCATGGGACGCGATAAGCAAGCTAAATACCTATCTGTCTCAGCGACAGTTGGCGAAGGAGCAGCAACGGAACGCTGGGTTATTCGTGCTGGTCGTTGTTGGGCTCTTGGCTCTGTTTGGAGGGAGTGAATAGCGGGGGTTAACTCGGCCTTCTCTTCTTCCAACGCGTTCTGGCGGCCTTTACTGCGACCTTCCGGCGCTGTTCACGGGTCATGGTCTTGAGGCGGCGTTTCCCACCGATTAGGCCCCCCTTGCGGCCCATAGCGGCCATGTACTCGGAGAGGTTAGCTGGCGTAGAGCCTTCTGGTATGTGTGCTTTTTGCGGCTCAGGCGTCTCGCCGGTCGAGCGGTCTACAATCCACTTGGCGAGTTGGTTGGGATCACGGGGGCGCTTTCCCTTGCCGACTGTCATAGGTTCCATCCTGCCACATCCCAGCCATGTCCCGCTACCTCCCACTAGCCCTGTGGATATTCAAACTGACCCACTACCGGAACGCTTGCTTCTGGCGCGCCTCGGCGGCAGCTCTGGTAGGATGCGCTCCACTGGAAGCTTTGCCGCATCATGAGCGCGCTCCACGCCATCATCGCCGGGCCACTCTCCGCCTGGGCCGGACTTGTGGGCTGGGAACTCGTCGCAGGGCGCGCTCCCGTCGGGTTGGCGGTCACGGCGGCATTCGCCGTGGCGGCGCGTCTCCTGCGCTCCGTCACCCTGGGTGGCGCCGTCGCCGGCGCCGTCGTCACATTCCTGCTCTGGATCGCGTGGCCGCCCACCTTCGCCGCTTTGCTCACCGTATTCGTGCTGACTGCGGCCGCGACCCGTGTCGGTTATCGGCGCAAGCAGCAGCTTGGCACCGCAGAGCGGCGCGAAGGCCGTTCCGCCTCCCAAGTGCTCGCCAACCTTTTCGTCGCCACCGTGGCTGCCCTCGCCGCCACCTATCTTCACCAGCCGCTCTTCCTGTTCGGGTGCGCCGGCGCTCTCGCGGAGGCCGCCGCCGACACCGCCTCCAGCGAGATGGGACAGGCACTCAGCAGCGAGCCCTTCTTGATCACCACCTTCCACCCCGTGCCTGCCGGAACCAACGGCGGCGTCAGTGGCCCGGGGACTTTCGCCGGGATTGCCTCTGCCCTGATCGTATCTGGAGCCTGCGTCCTTGCGCGGGTGGTGCCGGGCCACGGGCTGCTGATTGCCCTGATCGCCGGCACCGCTGGCATGTTCCTCGACAGCTTCCTGGGCGCCACTCTCGAACGCATGCGCGTGCTCAACAATGACCAGGTGAACTTCACCAGCACCCTTTTCGCCGCCGCCCTTGCCCTCGTCATCGCGAAACTTTGGTTGTAGCACCCGGCGCAATCACGCAAGTTTGTCACCCCGAGCGAAGACGCGCCCTTTTCTTCAGCACGCCAAGCGTGCTGGGCACGTCGGAGTCCAGGGACCTGCTTTTCTCGCTGACGATTACTT
The window above is part of the Terriglobia bacterium genome. Proteins encoded here:
- a CDS encoding DUF92 domain-containing protein; amino-acid sequence: MSALHAIIAGPLSAWAGLVGWELVAGRAPVGLAVTAAFAVAARLLRSVTLGGAVAGAVVTFLLWIAWPPTFAALLTVFVLTAAATRVGYRRKQQLGTAERREGRSASQVLANLFVATVAALAATYLHQPLFLFGCAGALAEAAADTASSEMGQALSSEPFLITTFHPVPAGTNGGVSGPGTFAGIASALIVSGACVLARVVPGHGLLIALIAGTAGMFLDSFLGATLERMRVLNNDQVNFTSTLFAAALALVIAKLWL
- a CDS encoding toll/interleukin-1 receptor domain-containing protein, encoding MRQEDLGIVYTANQDAYARGITCYIAERDWQFGQSLPAKIDKAIRDCDCFVAFLTQGGAHSAFVNQEIGHAVGCKKLRILVVEQGVQVQGFDVGNEYISLDRANPWDAISKLNTYLSQRQLAKEQQRNAGLFVLVVVGLLALFGGSE